The Fusobacterium polymorphum genome segment GTTTTTTATTTCGTTATAATTTTTTATTAATTCTTGAATTTGAAGGAGAAGAAGGTTTATTAAAAGATAGAACTTATAGTGAGGAGTTTTATATTGAAAACAAAGAAAGAAAAGAAGATTTAAAATCTAAGATAGAAGAGTATATTAAAGAAGTCATTTTTGAAGAAAAGAAAGCTATTAAAGATGATAGAGAATGTGTTGTTTTTATTGGAAATCTTTTTGATTTTAACTTAATGGAATACTCAGAAAATGACTTGATTGAACTTATAGAAAAAATTTTACAAGTGATGAAATCAGTTAAAAATAGAAAATTAGAAAAGGAAATTCAACATGATATTCTTTATCACTTAGGGGAATGGACTGATGATATTTTTCTTAAATTAGAACCTAAAAAAGTTACAGAAGAACAAATAGATTTATATATTTATAAAGCACTTTTCCAAATAAAATATGGAACATATAGCTATGATACTAAATTTGCTTGTGAGGATTTAAAAAATGCTATGAATAAATATAATTCACAAAAAGCTAAACAATATTTAGAAAAGGGAACTGGTATTTTATCAGATGAACTAATTTATTATAAAGATGAAAATTTAGAATGTAAGGCTAATGATGTTCTTACAACAATAGATATAAAAATAAAAAATGAAATTGCTAAGTCCTATGAAAAGGCTTTGGATTTTATAATAAATTTATTGACTAAAGGTTTCCCACGTAGTTATGCAATTAAATTTTCTTCAAAATCTAAGAAAGAATTTTTAAATATAAAAGGACTTACTAAATCTTCAACTCATAGATTTTTTAGAAGGATTTTAGATTTTCCTGACTTATATGATAAATTAGAAAGCTATGCAAAAGTAGCAATGAAAGAATTTGAATGGTATCAAGATGTTGGAGAAGGAGAGAAAAGTCTTCTACCTGGAAGTTATGCAGTTTTTGGTTTGGGATTACATGATGAGAAATATTTTCCTTTAATTGAAGAATATTATTCAAAACTTGATGATGAACATCAACTAGCACATCAATATTTTATTGAAACTTTAATTGATAAATATGGAGTTACAGAAAAATCTTTACACATAATTTTAGAAGGTTTTTTATCTGGACAATTTGATAAAATATTTAAAAATTTAGCAAAATTAATGGAAGATGAGAAAAATAAAAAATTTCTAACAAAAGAATTAGAAAACTATGGTAAATATGAAAAAGAAGATATTTTATATTCTATCTGGGGAAATAAATGGAAAAAATTTTTTAAAGAATAGTTTAAACTATGTTTAATAATAATTAGATTTTATAAAAAATTTTTGTTAAAATACTGACATAAAATTATAAATGGAGGGAAAAAAATGAAAAAAGAAGAAAAAGTAGTAGAAGTTTTAAGAGAAGAAGGTTACAAGATTTCAGAGGAAGATGTCTTAATAGGACAATTAATTCCTAGTTTTTTAGGAAGTTTTTTTACTTTAATACCAAAACAAGTTTTTCTAGCTTATAATAACAAAGAGTTTTTCATTATAGGTGCAACTCTTATGAAAGGTGACCCAGATAAAAATAAGATAAAGCATTATTCATTAGATGAAGTAAACATTCAAATGAAAAAAGGTTTATTTCTATATGGTAAATTAATTCTTACTCATTCAGATGGAAAAAGAGAAAATTATAGGGCTATGAAATTTGCTTTTGGATCTCTTGCTTCAAATAATTTCAAAAAAGCCTTAGAAAAATTTCAATAAATATTTAATAAAAGAGAAGTCCTAAGGATAAAAACTTTTCTAAAAAAGTTTCTAGTATAAGTTGAAAAACTTTCAAAAAAGATATATAATTTCTTATATATCTTTTTATTTTGAGGTGATAGTATGATTAAAAGAAATTTATATTTAGAAGAAATTAAAAAATATATTAATAAACCTATTATAAAAGTAATTACAGGTATGCGTAGAAGTGGAAAATCTATGATGTTAAAATTAATTCAAGAAGAATTACAAAATATAGGAATAGTTAAAGAGAATATTATTTATATGAATTTTGAGTCTCTTATTTTTATGGATATAAAAGATTTTGAGGCATTATATAAACATATTATTGAAAAAACTTCTGATAAAAAAGGAAAAATTTACATTTTATTAGATGAAATTCAAGAGGTAAAAGGTTGGGAGAAAGCAATCAATTCCTTTTTAGTTGATTTAGATGTTGATATTTATATTACAGGTTCAAATGCAAATTTATTATCTTCTGAGCTTGCTACCTATATAGCAGGAAGATATGTAGAAATAAAGATTTATCCACTTTCATTTCAAGAATATATAGATTTTGTTTCTGAAAATAATAAAGAAAATTCTTTATCCTTAGATGAATATTTTAGTCAATATATGAATTTTGGTGGCTTACCAGGCATACATATTTTTAATTATAATAAAGAAGAAATTTACCAATATCTTGTAGATGTATATAATTCTATTTTATTAAGGGATGTTATTGCAAGGAATAATATTCGTGACATTGAACTTTTAGAAAGGGTTGTTCTATATATTATGGATAATATTGGGAATACTTTTTCTGCAAAAAGTATTTCAGATTTTCTAAAAAATCAAGGAAGAAAACTTAGTGTTGAAACTATTTACAATTATTTAAAAGCTTTAGAAAATGCTTTTATTATTAGTAAAGTACAAAGATATGATATCAAAGGAAAAAATATTTTAGAAACACAAGAAAAATATTATTTAAGTGATTTAGGTTTTAGACATGCTAAATTAGGATATCAAAGTAATGATATTTCTGGTTATTTAGAAAATATAGTATTTTTAGAACTTTTAAGAAGAAAATATAAGGTAAATATCGGAAAGCAAGATAATAAGGAAATAGATTTTGTTGCTAATTTAAGAGATGAGAATTTATATTTACAGGTTACTTATTTATTAGCAAGTCCAGAAACTATTGAAAGAGAATTTTCTCCATTAAAATCTATAAAGGATAATTATCCTAAAATGGTCCTTTCTATGGATAATTTACCTGAAAGTAATATAGAAGGAATTAAGAGAAAACGAATCATTGATTTTTTATTAGAAAGATAAAAGGTACTCAATGAGTACCTTTTATAATCCAAATATATAACTTTTGTTTTTAACAATTATTTTTATATTATAAAACAAAATTAAAAATTTTAAATTTGTAAACTAGCATTATTTTCAACTAAATCATAAAAATTGATTTTATCAAAATCATCTAATAAGTCATCTTGAATTTTTTTCAATGCATGTCTTATAGTACAATCTGCACCTCTAGTAGAGCAAATAGTTGAACTATCTATACAAGGTTGTAGTACTATATCATCATCTATAATTTCTATAATATCTCTAAAAGTAAGTCTTTTAGGATCTCTTGTTAGAACATAGCCACCTTTTGCACCTCTAAATATTTTAACAACTCCTGCTTTTTCCAATTTTTTAATTATACGTAAGCAGAATAACCTTGGGATATCTTCTTCAGCAGATATTTCATTTGATGAAATAATATCCTTATCTCTATTTAAAGTAAGATAATAAATAATTTGTAAAGCATATCTAACTTCATTTTTTATTTTCATTTTGTAATCTCCTCACTGTTTATTATTTTATATTTTAAAATTCAATTAATTCAACATCTGAATTTAATTTGTAAATAACATTCTTTCTTTCAATTATAATTTGCGTCTTAGATTTTAAATTTTCATCATTTTTTATTCTAGTAATTAATTCTTTACTAGGATTTATTGCTCTTGGATTACCAACTAAAGATAGCATTGAAAAGTCTCCGTTGGTATCTCCATAGGCATAACTTTTAGATAAATCTATATTATATTTTTTTATAAAATTTTCTATTGCTTCTTGTTTATGAATAGAATCCCACATAGGTTTTAATATTTTACCTGAGAATGTTTGAGTTTCTTCATCTATTTCATAAATAGAACCACAAAAATCATCAACTCCCATCTTTTTAGCCATTCTTGAAACTAAAAATGATGGACTACCTGATATAAAAAATACTTTGTGCCCCATTTTCTTATGCCATTCTATCATTTGTCTTGTATATGTATAAACTCTATTCCCTTTTAAAAGCAAAACTTGATCAGATATAAAGTCATTATATTTTACAGGTAAGCCTTTTATTGCAACTACATATAATTGAGTTAAGTCAAGTAAATAATCATCATAGTCTCCCTTTCTTGTGTCCCAAAGATTATATGCTTCTTCCACTTTTAACCTATATTGTATATCATCAAAAAGTTCATACTTTATTAATTTTTTAAAATGTTCAATAAGTAAGGCATTTCTATATATTGTTCCATCTATATCAAAAAAAGCCGCAATCATTTTTATTTTTCACCTACTTACTTTTTTGCTAACAAATTTTAACATATTTTTTAAAAAAAATGTAGCTTTTTTTAGTTGACTTTATTAAAAAATATATTTTATTTTAAATTATATCTTCTAAAAATAGTAAAAACACAGTATAATATCCCTAT includes the following:
- a CDS encoding Rrf2 family transcriptional regulator, which translates into the protein MKIKNEVRYALQIIYYLTLNRDKDIISSNEISAEEDIPRLFCLRIIKKLEKAGVVKIFRGAKGGYVLTRDPKRLTFRDIIEIIDDDIVLQPCIDSSTICSTRGADCTIRHALKKIQDDLLDDFDKINFYDLVENNASLQI
- a CDS encoding HAD family hydrolase is translated as MIAAFFDIDGTIYRNALLIEHFKKLIKYELFDDIQYRLKVEEAYNLWDTRKGDYDDYLLDLTQLYVVAIKGLPVKYNDFISDQVLLLKGNRVYTYTRQMIEWHKKMGHKVFFISGSPSFLVSRMAKKMGVDDFCGSIYEIDEETQTFSGKILKPMWDSIHKQEAIENFIKKYNIDLSKSYAYGDTNGDFSMLSLVGNPRAINPSKELITRIKNDENLKSKTQIIIERKNVIYKLNSDVELIEF
- a CDS encoding ATP-binding protein; amino-acid sequence: MIKRNLYLEEIKKYINKPIIKVITGMRRSGKSMMLKLIQEELQNIGIVKENIIYMNFESLIFMDIKDFEALYKHIIEKTSDKKGKIYILLDEIQEVKGWEKAINSFLVDLDVDIYITGSNANLLSSELATYIAGRYVEIKIYPLSFQEYIDFVSENNKENSLSLDEYFSQYMNFGGLPGIHIFNYNKEEIYQYLVDVYNSILLRDVIARNNIRDIELLERVVLYIMDNIGNTFSAKSISDFLKNQGRKLSVETIYNYLKALENAFIISKVQRYDIKGKNILETQEKYYLSDLGFRHAKLGYQSNDISGYLENIVFLELLRRKYKVNIGKQDNKEIDFVANLRDENLYLQVTYLLASPETIEREFSPLKSIKDNYPKMVLSMDNLPESNIEGIKRKRIIDFLLER
- a CDS encoding DUF6138 family protein codes for the protein MDKVLKEKIINNTFEGINKIIESQYKDHPNESSYSICRIQEGYNDYLKITFIKGKINYFRNDFDWDTTPNLKITCEELREVKRDDFVEEIVPEIKSKFEEIFFKYKDSFLFRYNFLLILEFEGEEGLLKDRTYSEEFYIENKERKEDLKSKIEEYIKEVIFEEKKAIKDDRECVVFIGNLFDFNLMEYSENDLIELIEKILQVMKSVKNRKLEKEIQHDILYHLGEWTDDIFLKLEPKKVTEEQIDLYIYKALFQIKYGTYSYDTKFACEDLKNAMNKYNSQKAKQYLEKGTGILSDELIYYKDENLECKANDVLTTIDIKIKNEIAKSYEKALDFIINLLTKGFPRSYAIKFSSKSKKEFLNIKGLTKSSTHRFFRRILDFPDLYDKLESYAKVAMKEFEWYQDVGEGEKSLLPGSYAVFGLGLHDEKYFPLIEEYYSKLDDEHQLAHQYFIETLIDKYGVTEKSLHIILEGFLSGQFDKIFKNLAKLMEDEKNKKFLTKELENYGKYEKEDILYSIWGNKWKKFFKE